One segment of Candidatus Thorarchaeota archaeon DNA contains the following:
- a CDS encoding PHP domain-containing protein has translation MHLHSSVSDGVHTPSQLVQMGAKLALGAIALTDHDTIDGNREFVSASAPENIIRIPSVEISTECWDKEAHLLGYFVPLESEKLENRLQDLEEARIERLPKMVAKLEELGIHIDNRIVNHILKNTTSPGRPHLARALVEEGVVEDVDQAFKRYLGKEKPAYVKKDRMKTDEAIKLLKSEGAVSVLAHPLTVQTDDYSEFIGNLVDKGLLGIETEYSYQHLVVDGNTHEIREIAREYNLIETGGSDHHGDDVRSLIGEVTVPMRIVEKLATESKRLR, from the coding sequence TTGCATCTACATTCGAGTGTGTCTGATGGTGTTCATACACCCAGCCAATTAGTTCAAATGGGGGCAAAATTGGCTCTTGGAGCAATTGCTCTTACCGACCATGACACTATAGACGGTAATCGAGAATTTGTATCTGCCAGCGCCCCTGAAAATATAATCAGAATACCTAGTGTTGAGATAAGCACAGAGTGCTGGGACAAAGAAGCACATTTGCTTGGATACTTCGTTCCGCTTGAATCAGAGAAACTGGAAAACAGACTACAGGATCTTGAAGAAGCAAGGATAGAACGATTACCAAAAATGGTCGCCAAACTCGAAGAACTTGGAATCCATATCGATAATCGAATTGTCAATCACATTCTAAAAAACACAACAAGCCCCGGAAGACCTCATCTTGCTAGAGCTCTTGTAGAGGAGGGAGTAGTTGAGGATGTGGATCAAGCATTCAAACGGTACCTGGGAAAGGAAAAACCAGCATATGTTAAGAAGGATCGAATGAAAACGGATGAAGCAATCAAATTGCTGAAGTCTGAAGGTGCAGTATCCGTACTTGCACACCCACTGACCGTACAAACCGATGACTACTCTGAGTTCATTGGCAATCTCGTTGACAAGGGACTGCTAGGCATTGAAACAGAATACAGTTACCAACATCTTGTAGTGGATGGCAATACCCATGAGATAAGAGAAATCGCAAGAGAGTACAATCTCATTGAAACTGGTGGAAGTGACCATCATGGTGATGATGTTAGAAGCCTTATTGGAGAAGTGACGGTTCCGATGAGGATCGTCGAAAAATTGGCGACCGAGTCAAAACGGCTTAGATAA